In Acidisarcina polymorpha, the DNA window AGCATTCTTGCCGGGGAGGCACAAGTCGATGCCCTGATCCTCAACAAGGCCCTCGAGTATGCAGTCAACCGGCAGGACCCAAAGCAAGGCGATCGGACTGGCCGATTCTGGCCGCATGGCCTCAAGTCGTGGCCCGACGGCACATCCATGCCTTCCGAGCACGCCATGAACGTATGGGCTTTTGCCAGGGTCGTCGCCGGCGAGTATCCCGGCTGGCGCACCCAGGCAATCGTCTATTCCATGGCCACCACCGTCTCCTTCTCCCGCGTCCTCGCCCGCCAGCATTTTCCCTCCGATGTGATCGTTGGCAGCACCATGGGTTACCTCATCGGAGGACTCGTCGTCCATCATCGCGCCGCCGGCTTGAGCGGTCTTTCCCTTGCATCGATTCAAACCGCCAATGGCCGCGGCTTTGAGATCTCCTATAACTTCGGTGGTCAGCATTCCTCCAATTGACCCAAACCAAAATCGAAGAACCGCGAAAGCCTTAGCGCCGCTTCCTCGAAACAGCACTGTTCGACCGTTCGTCACCGGCAGCAACTCGCCTGTCATCGGATGAGATTGAATGACTTAGGCGCTGGTCTCGGGACGCCCAATCTTGCAACTGCTTCAATCAGCACGTACCATCGCGACAAGGCTGTAAGCACTGTCTGTGATGGAAGAACAGAGACACTTCGATGGCCGATGGGAAGAGCACGCCTTCTATAGGAGAGTTGGTTGCCGCCAACTATCAGATCCTCGGCACGGCCGGGGCTGGTGGGATGGGCGTCGTCTATCGTGCTCTGGATCTCAAGCTGCAACGGACCGTCGCGCTCAAGTTCCTTCCCCCCGATCTCAACGCCAGCGAACGCGATAAGGCGCGTTTTCTCCGCGAAGCCCGCACCGCCTCCTCGCTTGATCATCCCAACATCGGCGTGATCTACGGCATTGAGGATACTGCTGACGACCGCAGCTTCATCGCCATGGCCTTCTACGAAGGCAAGTCGCTTGCGCAGAGAATTCGCTCCGGTCCACTCTCCCCGCTCGAAGCCACCGACATCACCATACAGATGCTCAAAGGCCTCGAACATGCCCACTCTCAAGGCATCGAACATCGTGACGTCAAGCCCTCGAACATCATGATCACCCAGCAGGGGGCAACCTCTCGGCCGGTCGTCAAGATCGTTGACTTCGGCCTCGCGCATGTCAGCCAGCAGACCGCCAGCAAAACCCACGGCATCTCTGGAACCGTCGCTTATATGTCGCCCGAACAGACCCTTGGCCGTCCCATCGACAGCAAGACCGATATATGGGCGGTCGGCATCGTCTTCATGGAAATGCTCACCGGACAAAATCCCTTTTTCCGCGAGAGCATCCCGGGAACCGTCTTCGCGATTCTGAATGAGCCCCCTACGCTCCCTGAAGGCGTACCCGCCGAATTGCAGCAGGTAATCTACCGGTCTCTCTCCAAAGACCCCCAGCGCCGTTATCCGAACTGCACCGAGATGCTCCGCGACCTGGAGGCATTGCGCGATAAACTGCCCGACACGCCGGCCGCCGCCAACCCCGCGAATCCCAGTCTGGAGACGAAGTCCGCTCGCCGCAGCAAGGAGTCTGCCGACCTTCGCCGCTCTCGCGAATACGCCTCCGCCTCAACCTGGATGACGCCCCCGCCGAAGACCAGTTCGAAGCCGTGGTTGATCGCTCTTGCCGCGATCGTGGTTCTTAGCGGAGTGGCGCTCTTCGTTCCTCCCGTTCGGCAGAAGCTTGGCAGCTTCCTCGTCCCTCCCGACAGCGAAAATCGCAGACCGAGACAGGCCGCTTACGAAGGCTACCTCGCCGCCCTCGGCTATCTCGACCGCTATGACAAACCCGGCAATCTCGACCGCGCCGTTGACGCTCTGCAGGGTTCGCTTAAGGCGGACCCGCTCTTCGCCCTCGGCTACGCCGAACTCGGGGAAGCCTACCGGATGAAGTACCAAACCGACCGCAATCCAGAGTGGCTCGACCTCGCGCTCTCCAATTGCCAGCGTGCCGAGGAACTCGACAACCGGATTCCTACGGCCTATACCACGCTCGCAAACATTCACAACAGCCAGGGCAAACACGACCTCGCCGTGCAGGAAATCCAACAGGCTCTGGATATCAACCCCCGGGATGTCGCCGCCGTCACCGCTATGGCCCACTCCGAGGAAGCAGCCGGGCATCTGCCCGAAGCCGAAGAGGGCTTCAAAAAGGCCATTGCCCTACGCCCCGACGATTGGTCTGGACCGACCGACCTCGGCTCGTTCTACACGCGTAACGGCCGGTACAAAGAGGCTGCGGATGCCTACAAACAAGCCGTTGCGCTCTCTCCGGGCAATGCCTTTGCTCTCAATAATCTCGCCGCCAATTACCTGTCGCTCGGCGATCCCCAATCGCTGCGGCTGGCCGAAGAGGCGCTCAAGAGTTCGCTTGCCATCCAGCCCAGTTACTTGGCTTACAGCAACCTCGGTGTCATCTATCTCGAGCAAAAACGCTACGCGGAATCTGCCGCCATGTCCGCCAAGGCCACCGGGATGAATGCCGAAGACTATCTCGTCTGGGACAATCTCCGCACCGCCTACGAATGGCTTCATGACCAGAGTCGAGCGGACGCAGCCACCGCCAAAGAACTGCCTCTGGTTGAAAAAGTCGTTCAAGCGAAGTCGCAGGATGGCCTGTCTCACGCGGTCCTCGCAACCTTGTATGCCAAGCGGGGAGAGACCAGCAAAGCGGAGCTTCAAATCCAGTCAGCCCTGGCTTTCGCGCCAGACTCGCCCGAAACCCTGCAAACCGTCGCCGACGCATATGAGAGCCTGGGAGACCGGCAGCGCGCCAAGCAATACCTGAAACAGGCAATTGCAAAGGGCGCGGCCGCCGACTCGATCGGAGGAGATGCCGACATCCAGGAGATCGCCAACGACCCCGACCTTCAGACCCACGGCCGGGCCGCAGCGCCGAAGGACTGAGTTCCCCCATTATTTCTAGTGACACAGCACCCAACTCGACTTATGCTCGCGTTGCGTCCATTTACGGTCGCGTCCCTTCGCTATCGATTTGCCACGAGAGACGCCACGCCAGGGCAGAGTGCCCAGCGATAAGGCTTCCACAAGGCACCTCCGGCTGATTTCAATTCAACACTTCGAGGAAAATCTCCATGGCTGTATTTGCCACTGTCTCCTGCAATGGAACCCAATACGACATTCAATTCGACCCGCCGAGCCCTCCCCCCGCCATCCCTCTCCAGGGGGAAATCAGCATCACCCTCGATCAAAGCATCGTGAGTGACTGCTTTGTCCAGTTCGATCAGCCGGTGCTTCAGGGAACTCAGCCTCTCTCTGCGCACACGCCAGTCAAGCTCTCTCGCGGCCAAACCATCCCCAAGTTCTATGTGACCCAACCACCGTCTCCGCCATACACGGTCAACATGAAAGCCGGATCCGATTCCATCGGACCATGGTGTACCCCACACCCAATTACCGTCAGTCGCTAGGATTCGGCAATCCGCTTAATTAACGGCTCACGGCTCCCCTTTGGGGCCGGTGCGCCCTTCCGCCTCAGCCCCTCCCTGATCCAATGTCTCTTCTGCTCGACGAGAGGTATCTTTGAGCCACGCACGGCCCGTCCAGCACCTGTCCGCGTTATCCACCCCTTCCACACCCCTCCACAGCATCTGCACCATTCCTGCGCCTTGCCGTCACCCATCCGCAGGCCTAGTCTCGGGAGATGGCTTTGCCATACCTTCTTCCTTTGAGGCAACGTCCTTTCCGCGCCCCGAAAGGCGGCTTCGAATTCTCCACAGACGTTCCCCAAGAAATAAGAACTCTCTGGATGCCTTTTCCTAGTAAAATACAAGATGTAGTGGTTGACGCTTGACTTGCACTATAGAGAGCGCATACTAAGCATCTGTCAACAAGATTTGGACGCGCTCCCAAGTTGCGCCCGACACCCAGACGATCCCGAAATCCGAAGAACGACATAGGCCCGATCGACGCAACCACCGTCCGGTAATCCCGGCATCCCATTTTTGTAGCACCGATAAAGGAGCACGCATGGCCGAGGCCACCACCCGCACAAATCCAACGAACGGCGCAACCGCGATAGCCGAACAGCCGACCCGGCAGCCCGCCGCGAAAAAGGCCGAGGGCCTCCGCTTCCACCGCGTCTTCTCCAAACCCGGCGTTTCGCCCTACGGTGAAGTTCAATGGGAGCGTCGCACCGCTTCGATCACCGACGCCACCGGCAAATCCATCTTTGAGCAGAAGGACGTTGAGGTGCCGGTCGATTGGTCGATGACCGCGACCAACATCGTCGCCAGCAAGTATCTCCACGGCCAACTCGGCACCCCCGAGCGCGAGAGCGGCGTCCGCGCCCTGGTTTCGCGCGTCGCTGAAACCATTCGCGATTGGGGCATGAATGACGGTTATTTCGCCACCCCCGAAGACGCCGCGCTCTTCCATGACGAGCTCGTTCACCTGCTCGTAAATCAGAAAGTGGCCTTCAACTCCCCGGTCTGGTTCAACGTTGGCTGCGACCGCTTGGAACCCAATTCCGATGCCCAGAATTGGCACTACAATCCCCACACTTGCGCGGTCGAGTTCTCCGTCACCGGCTATCGCAATCCGCAATGCTCGGCCTGCTTCATCAACGCCGTCGATGATTCGCTCGATTCGATCCTGACCTTGGCCAAGACCGAAGGCATGCTCTTCAAGTGGGGCTCGGGCACCGGCTCGAACCTCTCGCCCATCCGCGGATCCATGGAATTGCTCTCCGGCGGCGGCACCGCCTCCGGCCCGCTCAGCTTCATGCGCGGCTTCGACGCCTTTGCCGGCGTCATCAAGTCCGGCGGCAAGACCCGCCGCGCCGCCAAGATGGTCATCCTCAACGTCGATCATCCCGACATCATTGAATTCATCGAGTGCAAGTCGAAAGAAGAAGCGAAGGCGTGGGCACTGATGCAGGCCGGCTACGATGGTTCCTCTGGTCCGGACTCCGAGGCCTACTCGTCGATCTTCTTCCAGAACGCCAACAACTCCGTGCGGGTCACCGACGAGTTCATGCAGGCCGTCGAACGCGATGGCGACTTCACCGTCTACACCGTCAAGGACCACCTGCCCGTCAAGACCTACAAAGCCCGCGACATCATGAAGAAGATCGCCGAGGCCACCTGGCAGTGCGGCGATCCCGGCATGCAGTACGACACCACCATCAACAAGTGGCACACCTCGAAGAACTCCGGCCGGATCAACGCCTCCAATCCCTGCTCCGAGTACATGTTCCTCGACAACTCGGCCTGCAACCTGGCGTCATTCAATCTGCTGAAGTTCGTCGACCACGCCGGCAACTTCGACATCGCTTCTTACCGCCACGCCATCGGCATCATGATCACTGCGATGGACATCCTGGTCGACAACTCCGGCTACCCGACTGAATGGATCGGCCGCAACTCCCACGATTACCGTCCGCTTGGCCTCGGCTACGCTAACCTGGGCGCACTGCTGATGAGCTTCGGTCTGCCGTATGACTCTGATGCCGGACGCGACTTCGCCGCCACCCTGACCTCCATCATGTGCGGCGAGGCCTATCTGCAATCTTCGAAGATCGCAGAATCCTGCCCGCCGCTCGCCTCGACGACTCCGCTGACTGCGAACGCCGAGCGCACTGGTGGCGCCTGCCCCGGCTTCTACGTCAACCGTGAACCCTTCCTCGATGTCATCCGCATGCATCGCGCCGAGGTCAACAACATCGGCAAGACCAACAAGGCGGTCATCATGAGCGGCAATCGCGGCAGCGCCGAGTCGCGCGACCTCAACGGCCGCGTCGCCACCGAGACCTTCGTCGTCCCCCAGCTCGACGCGCTCATCGATGCCTCCCGCGATTGCTGGGACAAGGCGCTCGCCCACGGCGAGAAGCACGGCTACCGCAACTCCCAGGTCACCGTGCTTGCCCCCACCGGCACCATCGGCTTCATGATGGATTGCGATACCACCGGCATCGAGCCCGATCTCGCCCTGGTCAAGTACAAGAAGCTGGTCGGCGGCGGCATGATCAAGATCGTCAACAATACCGTGCCCGCCGCGCTCTTCAAGCTCGGCTACACCAACGACCAGGTCGACGCCATCGTTAGCTACATCGACGCCACCGGAACCATCGAAGGCGCTCCCGGAGTCAAGCCCGAACACCTGGCCGTCTTCGATTGCTCCTTCAAGCCGTCCAAGGGGACCCGCTCGATCCACTACACCGGCCACGTCAAGATGATGGCTGCCACCCAGCCCTTCCTCTCTGGAGCCATCTCGAAGACCGTCAACCTGCCCCACGACTGCACCCTCGAAGACATTGCCGAGGCATATCTCGATTCCTGGCGACTCGGCCTCAAGGCCGTCGCCGTCTATCGCGACGGATCGAAGGGCGCTCAACCGCTCAACGTCTCCGATGGCAAGGGCGCGAAAGAGATCAAGACCTCAAAGGACAGTTCAGGCAAGGATTCGCCAATCGACGTGCTGAATCAGGCCGCCGACCGGGTACTCGCCTCGCTGGTGCAAGGCAAGCCCGGCTCCGAATCCGACTTGAAGACCCTCGAAGCCAAAGTCTCCGACAAACTCGAAGTCACCTCGCGCAGCATCCTCGCCGCCGCGAGCGCCTTCACTGAAGCCTTACAGAAGGTTGTCACTCTGAGCGAAGCGGAACGTAGTGGAGCGCAGTCGAAGGATCTGGATGGTCGAAACGCCACCAACTTATTCGGCGCGCAGGGCCAGGACCCCAACTCTCCGCCGCGCGCCGTGCGTCACCGCCTGCCTGCGGAACGCGCCTCGCTCACCCACAAATTCTCCCTCGGCGGCCACGAAGGCTACATCACCGTCGGCCTCTACCCCTCGGGCGAACCCGGTGAAATCTTCATCAAGATGGCCAAAGAAGGCTCGACCGTCTCCGGCCTGATGGACAGCTTCGCCACTGCCATCTCGCTCTCGCTCCAGCACGGAGTGCCGTTGAAGGTCCTGTGCGAAAAGTTCGCCCACACCCGCTTCGAGCCCTCCGGCTGGACCGGCAACGAACACATCGGCTACGCCAAGTCGATCATGGACTACATCTTCCGCTGGCTCCAGCTAAGGTTCCTCTCCGGCCAGCAGCTAAGCCTCTTCACCGGATTAGGCGCAGCTGCAACGGCCCCCCTCGCACCGCTGTCGCTCGCCGACGAAGGTGGCCCATCGCAAGACAAGGTCACCCTGAATGAAGGCGGTGAAAGCAGGAATGTCATCCTGAGCGAAGCGAAGGACCTGCAGTTCAGCGGTTCCGGCGCTGGCCTAACTCCCGACCAACACCAACCCACCCGCGGCATGGGAGCCACCAACGCACCTCAAGGCGGAATCGCCCCCAGCGCAGATGTCATCCTGAGCGAAGCAAAGGACCTGCGGTTTAGCGCGATTGAAGATCGCGGCATCCACCACGCGGCGGACGCCATGCGCAGCATGTACGACATGGGAGACGCCCCCAGCTGCCACACCTGCGGAGCCATTATGGTCCGCAACGGAAGCTGCTACCGCTGCATGAGCTGCGGCAGTACCAGCGGCTGCTCCTAGCCGGAGGGGCACACGCGGCTTTGCCGCAACAACAAGCAAGCCCCGCCTCGTGCGGGGCTTTTCTTTATCTGTTCAGCAATCAAGAAATCCCACCTTCTTTCCAAGCCCAACCTGAGCCGGTAATATTTATGACCGGGATTGAGTCGGAGACAAAGTGGAGACTGTAGAGAATTCTCTTCAACAGGATACGGTTTAACACCATACTATGAGCTTCCGCTGGATGTGCCGACCTATCCCAAAGAAAGGGAAGAAGAACAACACTTGAAACAGGGAGCGAGATCGAGCTTTGATTATTCCTCCCAAGCGCTTCCTAGCGGCCCACCCATGATCGACAAAATAGTGATCGGCCCTTCAGCAAACAAACAAGCTGCTGAAGACGCATTGCTGCGTGCGCTGGAAGCTTTTAAGTGTGAGAGCGTCGAGATTGAAAGTTCTGAAATTCCGTTCAGGGCTTAAGCCATTGAGATCGCAGGATATCTCGCTAATTTGCCTCATCCTCATCCAACTCCGCAAACAACTCCGTCAGCGACAAATAAATCGGGCTCCCCGCCAACTCAAACCGCTCCTTGCGCAACCAGTTGCCATCCGAGCAATCCCAGCCCGTCCGTGTCGCCGGATCGACCACCCACACATGTCGCACGCCGAAGTCGATGTAATTCCGAATCTTCTTGTCCATCCTGGAATGACGGTCTTCCGGCGACAGCACTTCGATGGCAATCAACTGCGGCTGGGTGAACACCCGCTCCACTGGTAGCTCGCGAGGGAAGACGCTGACATCGGGAATTCGTACGCGAGAGGGAGTCAGCCGCGTCCGCTGCTCTTGCACGGAACGCGTCCGCCATTCCTTATCGTGCTGGCGAAACCAGTTGAGAACCGCCCACTGAGCGATGTTGTGCTCATACTCGCCCACATTGCGCTCCTCCAACTGGCCGTCGACATAGTCCATGTCCGGCTCGTAGGCCGTAGAGAGATACTCTTCGATCGAGACTGCCGTTGTGGCCATCGGAATCCTCTCAAATACATGGTACGCCCGACCTATAAACCCAGACTCACTCGCAGCGCCTGATCGACGGCACTCATATTTGCCGGCGCAAGCGTGCCGTACACGCCGCGAAATCTTTGCTGATCCACGACGCGAACCTGGTCGCAGAGCGCGTAGCTGTCTTTCTTCAAACCTCCATCACCCTTGCGGATGAGGACGTAAACGGGAAATGGCTTCTTGATGTGGCTGGCGTCGGTGAGCGGCACGACGATCGTCGTCGAAGAAAACCGATTCCCGATATCGTTCTGAACCACAATACAGGGCCGCGACTTGCCTTGTTCATGGCCGACAACCGGATCGAAACCGACCTCGACGACCACTCCACGGAACGGTTTGCCTACCGTCAAAAGCCCTCGCGATCGACCTGGGCGAACTCGTCCAACAGGCTAAGGTTCATCGCGGAGTTGGCGATATAGCCCTCGGCCATCTCCTGCTCAAACTTTTCTTTTTCGATGCCTTCGAGCAGCTTCTCTACCGCCGTGCGGATCAGTTCGCTGCGACTCTTCTCCAGCCGCGCCGCCGCCTCGTCGGCCCTCTCAAGCAAGCTCGACGGAAACTCGACCAGCACGCGCTGCTTCACCGGCGAAGACGCACGACGAGTATCCGGCGTGGTTTCGATAGAGTCGGACTGGTTCCGTTTTCTATCGACTGTCTTCACAGTAAACCTCAGGATGCAGCGGTTTTATTATAGCAATATGTATATAGAGACGTATATACAGCGCCATATGGACGCTTAAACCAGCTCAACCCCAGCCATCGTCTCCAATACCCGTAACGGCGAAGCCTCTGGCCTTACCATCGCCTCCGGAGCGACCAGGAAGGTCTGTTCCAGCGCGTACTGCCCCGTCAACACCGCGTGGGGCACGGTGTCGGTATAGACCATCCAGCTCGACCCGGGCGGGAACTGGATCGCCTGCTTGTCGCAGTTCGCCTGATACGCCGCGTTTTCCTTGAGGAAGTTGTGAAAACGCATCATGAAATCATCGTACGGCGACCGTTTCAACGAAGGAATGGCCGCCGCTAACCCTACTCCCCGCGCCAGCGATTTCGCCGCCCGCGACGCTCCACTCTCAGCCGCAGGCAAGGCAATGTCTCTCGGCGCAAATTGCTTCACCAGCGATGGAAAAGGCTCGCCCACCACCCAGGCTCGCGTCCGCGTCGGGTTGATGTTGTTGAAGAAGCGCAAGATGCGAGCGCCATGCGTCGGCCGCGTGGGAAACGCGTCGGTATGCAGCAGATCGTTGCGTTTGCGCAGCGCCAGATCGCGTCCCTGTTCTTCCTGCGGGCGAAAGCTTGCGTAGTCGAGCTTCCATCGCCGGGCATACGGCGTCAGAAAGTCACCCAGGAACTCCGCGGCTGCGTGGGAATAGAACCGCATAACGCCCTGCAGCCTCGCCACCGCCGCGGCGTTCGCGGTCTTGGTATCGACTCCGCTCAGCGCGTCGATTGCTGGCTTGTAAGCAATGTTCTTGTGCAGGGAACTGTCCGTCTGCTGCTGGCCGAGCAGGAAATCAATATCTCCAGGAGCAAAGACGATCGGGCTTTGAGGAAAGAACAGAATTTCGCCGGCCTCTAGCCGCGAACACCAATCGAGCGCCTGCGCCTCCGAAGAAGGACGCCTGCCATCAACTAAACTCTCAACCGGAATGGTAACCAGCCCCATCGTCGGCTAGCGACCAGCAACCTTCCGCCGGACCCATAGGAAGCCGAAGAGGATCAGACTGAGCAGAAGGACGCCGATGCCTACCGGAAGCCCGATCAGCCTGTAGCTGTCAGCATAGTTCACGGTATGGTGGCCGCCCTGGTTATAGATCAGCAGCCCGAAAATTCCCAGAAAAGTAGCGCCAAAGAAGGACGCAAATCCCAGCGAGAACGAAAGCAGCAGACTCGCAAACCAGCCGAAATCGCCAATCGGTATCCCGAAGAGTCGACCGGTACTGGAAGCTGGATTGGCAGTAGTCGACATGCTGGTCAAACTCGAGGCCCCGTCCCTCAGCTAGAATACAACCTTATGACCGATGTAGCCCAGACCGGACTGTTGCCCGCCTCGCAGATCGCGCAGCAGACCGCCGTAATCGAATCTTCAAACGGTATCTTCTACGGGACTTTTGGCGATACCCATCTCACCGAATCCGATCTTCTGCGCACCGTGCAGGCCGTGCCCTCCGCCATCGCCAAAGCGCTCAAGAAGCATGCCTACTACTTCGTTCCGTTGACCATCGCTGATGAAGAGGAGGTGCTGATCGCGCCCACCTACACCGTCGATCTCGGCGACCGGGCTGTCTGCCACCGCAACGTCGAGTTCGAGGCCGCCGAGATCACCTTTGTCTCGACCCGTCTCATGCAGGATCGCTTCGCCCTTGCTTTTGAGTTCTTCATCAACGCCAGCCACCACTTCGTCGACGCTGCAGGAGTTCCAGAGAGCTTCGGCAACCTGGTCTGGTCACAAGCCGTTGCGCAGGTTCGCGGCGAAACCAGCCAGGATGCGTGGGAAAGCCGCCGCCGGGCACTCGATCGAAACAAGAGCGGCGACCGCATCAACGAGAAGAGTTCCGAATCGCGCACCGACCGCGTCTCCGGCCGCAAGCGTGATCATGCCTCGCTGCGTGAGATCAGCGCTGTGCCTGCCGAAGCTGCCGTCGATGAAAAGGCCAAGACCAGCTATTTCGAATCCGCATTCTCCGATGCCATCGCGATTTACCTGCTCTCGCTTACCATCGACTTCGACTATGCCGACCTCCGCGAGCGGGAATATCCGTTGATTGCCCCGCCAGCATTGGCCGAGCGGCTCCGCCACATCGCCGAGCTCTTCCCCGCGAATGCCGGCTACGAGTTCCAGATCCTCTATCGCCGGAGGGGCTGACGCCGCAGCATGATCGCTCATCTGCGCGGACGCATCCTGTCGAAACAGCCCGGCCAGGTCATCGTCGAGGCTGGCGGCGTCGGCTATGACGTCACCATCAGCGTCCCCACCTTCACCGCGCTCGCCGCCGAAGGTGCGGAGACTGCTCTCCACATCCA includes these proteins:
- a CDS encoding Kdo hydroxylase family protein, with translation MGLVTIPVESLVDGRRPSSEAQALDWCSRLEAGEILFFPQSPIVFAPGDIDFLLGQQQTDSSLHKNIAYKPAIDALSGVDTKTANAAAVARLQGVMRFYSHAAAEFLGDFLTPYARRWKLDYASFRPQEEQGRDLALRKRNDLLHTDAFPTRPTHGARILRFFNNINPTRTRAWVVGEPFPSLVKQFAPRDIALPAAESGASRAAKSLARGVGLAAAIPSLKRSPYDDFMMRFHNFLKENAAYQANCDKQAIQFPPGSSWMVYTDTVPHAVLTGQYALEQTFLVAPEAMVRPEASPLRVLETMAGVELV
- a CDS encoding serine/threonine-protein kinase, producing MADGKSTPSIGELVAANYQILGTAGAGGMGVVYRALDLKLQRTVALKFLPPDLNASERDKARFLREARTASSLDHPNIGVIYGIEDTADDRSFIAMAFYEGKSLAQRIRSGPLSPLEATDITIQMLKGLEHAHSQGIEHRDVKPSNIMITQQGATSRPVVKIVDFGLAHVSQQTASKTHGISGTVAYMSPEQTLGRPIDSKTDIWAVGIVFMEMLTGQNPFFRESIPGTVFAILNEPPTLPEGVPAELQQVIYRSLSKDPQRRYPNCTEMLRDLEALRDKLPDTPAAANPANPSLETKSARRSKESADLRRSREYASASTWMTPPPKTSSKPWLIALAAIVVLSGVALFVPPVRQKLGSFLVPPDSENRRPRQAAYEGYLAALGYLDRYDKPGNLDRAVDALQGSLKADPLFALGYAELGEAYRMKYQTDRNPEWLDLALSNCQRAEELDNRIPTAYTTLANIHNSQGKHDLAVQEIQQALDINPRDVAAVTAMAHSEEAAGHLPEAEEGFKKAIALRPDDWSGPTDLGSFYTRNGRYKEAADAYKQAVALSPGNAFALNNLAANYLSLGDPQSLRLAEEALKSSLAIQPSYLAYSNLGVIYLEQKRYAESAAMSAKATGMNAEDYLVWDNLRTAYEWLHDQSRADAATAKELPLVEKVVQAKSQDGLSHAVLATLYAKRGETSKAELQIQSALAFAPDSPETLQTVADAYESLGDRQRAKQYLKQAIAKGAAADSIGGDADIQEIANDPDLQTHGRAAAPKD
- a CDS encoding ribbon-helix-helix protein, CopG family: MKTVDRKRNQSDSIETTPDTRRASSPVKQRVLVEFPSSLLERADEAAARLEKSRSELIRTAVEKLLEGIEKEKFEQEMAEGYIANSAMNLSLLDEFAQVDREGF
- a CDS encoding type II toxin-antitoxin system PemK/MazF family toxin — translated: MTVGKPFRGVVVEVGFDPVVGHEQGKSRPCIVVQNDIGNRFSSTTIVVPLTDASHIKKPFPVYVLIRKGDGGLKKDSYALCDQVRVVDQQRFRGVYGTLAPANMSAVDQALRVSLGL
- a CDS encoding vitamin B12-dependent ribonucleotide reductase — encoded protein: MAEATTRTNPTNGATAIAEQPTRQPAAKKAEGLRFHRVFSKPGVSPYGEVQWERRTASITDATGKSIFEQKDVEVPVDWSMTATNIVASKYLHGQLGTPERESGVRALVSRVAETIRDWGMNDGYFATPEDAALFHDELVHLLVNQKVAFNSPVWFNVGCDRLEPNSDAQNWHYNPHTCAVEFSVTGYRNPQCSACFINAVDDSLDSILTLAKTEGMLFKWGSGTGSNLSPIRGSMELLSGGGTASGPLSFMRGFDAFAGVIKSGGKTRRAAKMVILNVDHPDIIEFIECKSKEEAKAWALMQAGYDGSSGPDSEAYSSIFFQNANNSVRVTDEFMQAVERDGDFTVYTVKDHLPVKTYKARDIMKKIAEATWQCGDPGMQYDTTINKWHTSKNSGRINASNPCSEYMFLDNSACNLASFNLLKFVDHAGNFDIASYRHAIGIMITAMDILVDNSGYPTEWIGRNSHDYRPLGLGYANLGALLMSFGLPYDSDAGRDFAATLTSIMCGEAYLQSSKIAESCPPLASTTPLTANAERTGGACPGFYVNREPFLDVIRMHRAEVNNIGKTNKAVIMSGNRGSAESRDLNGRVATETFVVPQLDALIDASRDCWDKALAHGEKHGYRNSQVTVLAPTGTIGFMMDCDTTGIEPDLALVKYKKLVGGGMIKIVNNTVPAALFKLGYTNDQVDAIVSYIDATGTIEGAPGVKPEHLAVFDCSFKPSKGTRSIHYTGHVKMMAATQPFLSGAISKTVNLPHDCTLEDIAEAYLDSWRLGLKAVAVYRDGSKGAQPLNVSDGKGAKEIKTSKDSSGKDSPIDVLNQAADRVLASLVQGKPGSESDLKTLEAKVSDKLEVTSRSILAAASAFTEALQKVVTLSEAERSGAQSKDLDGRNATNLFGAQGQDPNSPPRAVRHRLPAERASLTHKFSLGGHEGYITVGLYPSGEPGEIFIKMAKEGSTVSGLMDSFATAISLSLQHGVPLKVLCEKFAHTRFEPSGWTGNEHIGYAKSIMDYIFRWLQLRFLSGQQLSLFTGLGAAATAPLAPLSLADEGGPSQDKVTLNEGGESRNVILSEAKDLQFSGSGAGLTPDQHQPTRGMGATNAPQGGIAPSADVILSEAKDLRFSAIEDRGIHHAADAMRSMYDMGDAPSCHTCGAIMVRNGSCYRCMSCGSTSGCS
- a CDS encoding Uma2 family endonuclease, with product MATTAVSIEEYLSTAYEPDMDYVDGQLEERNVGEYEHNIAQWAVLNWFRQHDKEWRTRSVQEQRTRLTPSRVRIPDVSVFPRELPVERVFTQPQLIAIEVLSPEDRHSRMDKKIRNYIDFGVRHVWVVDPATRTGWDCSDGNWLRKERFELAGSPIYLSLTELFAELDEDEAN